Genomic window (Deltaproteobacteria bacterium):
CCGCCACCGGTCCGTGCTGCTCGCGTTCATCGCGGTCGCGATGGCGGCGCACGATCTCTTGCGCCGCTTTCTCCATCTTCTGCTGCCGCTCGCGCAGCTCCTCGTGCGTCCCACTCCATTGCTTGGAGGCATTCGAGGGCAGCTTGCACCCGTCGACCGCGAAGTGCTCCTTGCCGAGCAGCCCGAGCTCCTCGCAGTACAGCAGCACGTCGCGGAACAGCTGCACGATCTCCTGCTCCAGCTCACTCACAAACCCCGCGATCGTCGTGAAGTGGGGCCGCGTGTCCGCCGATAGCGCCATGAACACGACGTTGCGGCGGCAGGCTTCCTCCAGCTTGCGGTTCGATACCATGCCCTTCGAGTACCCGTACAGCACGATCTTGAGCAGCACCTTCGGATCGTAGGCCAGGCGCCCGGTGTCGTCGTTGCGGTAGCGCGCCGCGAACACCGTCAGATCCAGGTGCGCCTCGACGATCTCGTTAAGCGCGTACTCGAACGAGCCCGCCACGATCTGATCCGCGTAGCTCAGCGGGATCATCTTGTCCTGCTTCAGGTTGTACGGCTTGTACCGCGCCATCCGCCCCTCCCCATCCCCTCAGCCGTCTCCGCATCGAGACGCTGCTCGGTAACACTGATTCTACAGGACGTGCGGAGTTTTTCTACAAGCTCAACACCTCGCGCTCGTTGTCACCGTGGCAGCCCCCGCTCCACACCAATAGCGAGCGCAGCATGACGCCACCACGCCGCCGTCCTCGAAGAGACGCAACGGGTTCATCTCATCGCCGCATTTGGGCCTATTGACTGACCTAGTCGGTCATGTATAAAGCCCGCCATGGCTCGCACGATTCCCGCCGACCGTTTTCAGCAACTCATCGACTGCGCCACGCAGGTGTTCATCGAACAGGGATACGCTCGCACGCAGATGGCCGATGTCGCCAACGCGATGGGCATCGCTAAAGGGACATTGTATCTCTACGTCGAAAGCAAGGATGCGCTCTTCGATCTGGTCGTGCGCTCGGCCGACGCAGAGCATCCCATTGCGACACCACCAACGCTCCCGGTCCGCACACCGAAACCCGGCAGGACCGTCCAGCACGTGCGCACACGTTTGGCGGAACAGGCACCAGTGCCGGCGCTCGTTGCGGCGCTCGTGCGCCAACGCGTCGCCAATCCACGCGCGGAACTCACCCAGATCATTCGCGAGATCTACGGCACGATCAGCCGTAACCGGCGCGGCATCAAACTGATGGACCGGTCGGCGCAGTTCCACCCCGAACTCGCCAGCTTGTGGTTCGCGGGAGCACGCGGCGCGCTCATCGAGGGGCTCTCGAACTACCTGGGGAATCGGATTC
Coding sequences:
- a CDS encoding TetR/AcrR family transcriptional regulator, giving the protein MARTIPADRFQQLIDCATQVFIEQGYARTQMADVANAMGIAKGTLYLYVESKDALFDLVVRSADAEHPIATPPTLPVRTPKPGRTVQHVRTRLAEQAPVPALVAALVRQRVANPRAELTQIIREIYGTISRNRRGIKLMDRSAQFHPELASLWFAGARGALIEGLSNYLGNRIRKKLFRPVPDVAVAARVIMETIVTWAVHRHWDPSPQVIDDQVAEDTVVQFIVGGLMKEARS